One stretch of Vibrio kanaloae DNA includes these proteins:
- a CDS encoding DUF6162 family protein, producing the protein MIIQGVRADTGGREGKWVGLIIVFILSFATVAIPFHQAESRVKAILDHQILVTDVEQENLAMLSELRLAHEEIRDLRMDSDGEWPSVASLKDEWVAPFVEDQSWKRKGSHAWLLDERGYYFSRPDQHATSSDHTTPTDHGFANSFILNANSVCPEIWIFFGGVAKQPATFDQHTLESTGWKMVVNESEIEQHHERDAH; encoded by the coding sequence ATGATCATCCAAGGTGTACGTGCTGACACGGGTGGCAGAGAAGGCAAATGGGTAGGGCTGATCATTGTGTTCATTCTGAGCTTTGCCACGGTTGCTATCCCATTTCATCAAGCAGAATCCCGCGTGAAAGCGATACTTGATCATCAAATTCTGGTGACCGATGTTGAACAAGAAAACTTGGCAATGTTGTCAGAACTGCGTTTAGCGCATGAAGAGATTCGTGATCTGCGTATGGACTCAGACGGCGAATGGCCAAGTGTTGCATCACTGAAAGATGAATGGGTCGCGCCATTTGTTGAAGATCAGAGTTGGAAGCGCAAAGGTTCTCATGCTTGGCTCTTGGATGAGCGTGGTTACTATTTTTCTAGACCAGATCAACATGCAACATCAAGCGATCATACTACACCAACCGATCATGGCTTTGCGAACTCCTTTATTTTGAACGCGAACAGCGTTTGTCCTGAAATCTGGATTTTCTTCGGTGGTGTAGCGAAACAGCCAGCTACTTTTGACCAACACACGCTTGAGTCTACGGGTTGGAAAATGGTCGTAAACGAATCAGAAATTGAACAGCATCATGAAAGAGATGCTCACTAA
- a CDS encoding metal ABC transporter solute-binding protein, Zn/Mn family, with amino-acid sequence MRIMTLLMSLLAVFMTPNALAKEYKIDSDKLTIGITLQPYYSYVKAVVGDKVNILPLVDAGFNPHNYLPQPNDLKRLSQMDAIVVNGIGHDDFALKVISAAQRDDLVVIEANKEVPLLPALGQSVGQGAVNPHTFVGLSTTIQKVYTIASEVSKLDPDNATFYRKNARKYAKQFRFMKRDAMLSLGELDTSGMKVATTHNAYGYILQEFGVDVAAVIEPAHGVEPSASQLQETIEKIRASGIDVLFYELNMPNRFVDTIEAETGVQLYRFSHMTHGEYEDDKVEVEMKKNLETLIEAMKFAAANQDKSGNA; translated from the coding sequence ATGCGAATTATGACTCTATTGATGTCGTTATTGGCGGTGTTCATGACACCCAATGCATTGGCAAAAGAATACAAGATCGATAGCGATAAGCTAACGATTGGCATAACCCTCCAACCTTATTACAGCTATGTAAAAGCGGTGGTGGGTGACAAAGTGAACATTCTTCCTTTGGTTGACGCAGGTTTCAACCCACACAATTATTTACCACAACCCAATGATTTAAAGCGATTGAGCCAGATGGATGCAATCGTAGTAAACGGTATTGGTCATGACGACTTTGCGCTTAAAGTGATTTCAGCCGCGCAACGTGATGATTTAGTCGTGATTGAGGCAAACAAGGAAGTGCCTTTGCTTCCTGCTCTTGGCCAGTCTGTTGGTCAAGGTGCCGTTAACCCGCATACCTTTGTTGGGCTTTCGACAACGATTCAAAAGGTTTACACCATCGCCAGTGAAGTCTCTAAACTCGACCCAGACAACGCTACGTTTTATCGCAAGAACGCACGTAAGTACGCCAAGCAATTTCGCTTTATGAAGCGTGATGCGATGTTGTCATTAGGTGAGTTAGATACATCAGGTATGAAAGTAGCGACTACGCACAATGCTTATGGCTACATTCTTCAAGAATTTGGTGTTGATGTGGCGGCAGTGATAGAACCTGCACACGGTGTTGAACCAAGTGCGAGCCAGCTACAAGAAACGATCGAAAAGATCCGCGCATCGGGCATTGATGTTCTGTTCTACGAGCTCAACATGCCAAACCGTTTTGTTGACACCATTGAAGCGGAAACTGGCGTTCAGCTTTACCGTTTCTCTCACATGACGCACGGCGAATATGAAGACGATAAAGTCGAAGTTGAGATGAAGAAGAACCTAGAAACGTTAATCGAAGCAATGAAATTTGCGGCAGCGAACCAAGATAAAAGCGGGAACGCATAA
- a CDS encoding ABC transporter substrate-binding protein, which produces MTSLMNRISSSLKATAQVSAVSSILLGTPIVSFNVNAEDILTSTPVTYALATELTKGTDITTEYLPPKRYGIDRLPNWFGTKGVSKVLKSGEKATVALTLSSIWQADPTFVYARQGNIRLVEVDAAQAITPRAQGVAAITLSNGDVSKYAWLNPTNLTRMAAIVADDFKLLWPAQSETIDSNLQRVMLDVRELINKQQAVLLDNDVDSVLLLSESLEDFVSGSQLFVEERMFKAELEWTKQDKAKLKAMFFEDDTLWLVTAKKPSNLIKSLVPNERILVVDSVDRWGRVGIDAKAPFARWEVQPFKS; this is translated from the coding sequence ATGACTTCTTTAATGAATCGTATTTCAAGTTCACTAAAAGCAACGGCTCAAGTGAGTGCAGTCAGCAGCATATTGTTAGGTACCCCAATCGTGTCTTTCAACGTAAATGCAGAGGATATCCTCACCAGTACGCCCGTGACCTACGCGTTAGCGACAGAGCTAACCAAAGGCACTGACATTACGACCGAGTACCTACCACCAAAACGCTACGGTATTGATCGTCTGCCGAATTGGTTTGGTACCAAGGGCGTAAGCAAAGTACTTAAATCAGGTGAAAAGGCGACCGTTGCGTTAACGTTGTCATCCATCTGGCAAGCTGATCCTACCTTTGTATACGCAAGACAAGGTAACATCCGTTTGGTTGAGGTGGATGCGGCTCAAGCGATTACACCGCGTGCACAAGGTGTTGCGGCGATTACATTGTCGAATGGTGATGTGTCTAAATACGCCTGGTTAAACCCAACTAACTTAACGCGTATGGCGGCAATTGTAGCTGACGACTTTAAGTTATTGTGGCCAGCACAATCTGAGACGATTGATAGCAACCTACAACGCGTGATGCTTGATGTTCGTGAACTGATTAACAAGCAACAGGCGGTGTTATTGGATAACGACGTAGATTCAGTGTTGTTGCTTTCAGAAAGCTTGGAAGATTTTGTTTCAGGTAGCCAACTGTTTGTTGAAGAACGTATGTTCAAAGCCGAACTGGAATGGACAAAACAAGACAAAGCCAAGCTCAAAGCGATGTTTTTTGAAGATGATACTCTATGGTTAGTCACAGCGAAAAAGCCAAGCAACTTAATTAAATCACTAGTTCCGAATGAGCGTATCTTAGTGGTTGATTCCGTTGATCGTTGGGGACGAGTGGGGATTGATGCAAAAGCGCCGTTTGCACGCTGGGAAGTACAGCCTTTCAAAAGTTAA
- a CDS encoding metal ABC transporter permease — translation MDWLRQLAATGVEAGWLSDSFMYAFMVNALVAALLLGPLLGGLGTLVIAKRLAFFSEAVGHAALTGIAIGVLLGEPPENPIIGLFSFCMIFALLLHFVRNRTNVPYDTLVGVFLALALAVGAALLMYVARKINIHMLENVLFGSILTVTDQDLMILAGSCALIILLLIPTFNRILLTCISPDIAKVRGYNTSFYDYLFVMMITLVTIAAVKIVGAVLVGALLLIPGATARLLTKRMGSFVLLSALLATIACLVGTVLPMELKLPVPSGASIIIVSATFFLAATLYRIVRKA, via the coding sequence ATGGATTGGTTACGACAACTTGCCGCAACTGGTGTTGAAGCGGGTTGGTTATCAGACAGCTTCATGTATGCGTTCATGGTGAATGCACTGGTTGCCGCGTTATTACTTGGCCCGTTACTAGGTGGCCTTGGTACTTTGGTGATCGCGAAGCGTCTGGCTTTCTTCTCTGAAGCCGTCGGTCACGCAGCGTTAACCGGTATCGCTATTGGTGTTTTGCTTGGCGAGCCACCAGAAAACCCAATCATTGGTTTGTTTAGCTTCTGTATGATCTTCGCTCTGCTTCTTCATTTTGTAAGAAACAGAACCAACGTGCCATACGATACCCTAGTCGGTGTTTTCCTTGCACTAGCGTTAGCGGTTGGTGCGGCATTGCTGATGTATGTGGCACGTAAGATCAATATTCACATGCTTGAGAATGTACTGTTTGGTTCAATTCTTACCGTAACGGACCAAGATTTGATGATTCTCGCAGGCAGTTGCGCACTCATCATTTTGCTCTTAATACCAACGTTCAACCGTATTCTGCTGACTTGTATCAGCCCTGATATTGCCAAGGTACGTGGTTACAACACCAGTTTCTACGACTACTTGTTTGTCATGATGATCACCTTAGTGACGATTGCAGCCGTGAAGATAGTGGGTGCGGTTCTGGTCGGCGCGTTATTGCTGATCCCAGGAGCAACAGCTCGACTGCTAACTAAACGCATGGGCAGCTTTGTTTTACTGTCTGCGTTGTTGGCAACTATCGCATGTTTGGTCGGAACAGTATTGCCGATGGAACTTAAACTGCCAGTGCCATCGGGTGCGTCAATCATCATCGTTTCCGCAACATTTTTCCTAGCGGCAACGCTATACCGAATTGTAAGAAAGGCATAA
- a CDS encoding DUF4198 domain-containing protein produces the protein MMKQTKIKALALAGVMAFGLAVTTTAQAHPRWILPSHFTVSKEGGDWLTFDVTASHGTFVFDKPAGSENAHVIMPDGRSERPNFVIRGKRRSIFDFYFEEEGTHKVAINNQPSYYTQYKAGRRDTVKWIKANKAERDSVLPEKSRDVVTQVGFTRAESYITVGKPTDSVFKIEGKLLEMKPVTHPSDIVEGEPVTFQFFYNGEIQKDVKAEITREGTLYRNHQEQIDVVSDENGEITFTPDVAGRYVMKANYKGELIDNPLADKASANVHLTFEALLQ, from the coding sequence ATAATGAAACAGACAAAAATCAAAGCACTTGCACTAGCGGGTGTGATGGCATTCGGCCTAGCGGTAACGACAACAGCACAAGCTCACCCACGCTGGATTTTGCCATCACACTTTACCGTATCGAAAGAAGGCGGTGATTGGCTTACGTTCGATGTGACGGCGTCTCACGGTACGTTTGTTTTTGATAAGCCTGCTGGCAGCGAAAATGCTCATGTCATCATGCCTGATGGCCGCAGCGAGCGTCCTAACTTTGTGATTCGCGGCAAACGTCGTTCAATCTTCGACTTCTATTTTGAAGAAGAAGGCACACATAAAGTAGCGATTAACAACCAGCCGTCTTACTACACGCAATACAAAGCGGGCCGTCGTGACACGGTGAAATGGATCAAAGCAAACAAAGCGGAACGTGACTCTGTTCTTCCTGAAAAGTCGCGTGACGTTGTAACTCAAGTCGGTTTCACTCGTGCAGAAAGCTACATCACAGTAGGTAAGCCAACGGATTCAGTATTCAAAATCGAAGGGAAGCTTCTAGAAATGAAGCCTGTGACACACCCTTCAGACATCGTTGAAGGCGAACCAGTGACGTTCCAATTCTTCTACAACGGTGAAATTCAAAAAGACGTGAAAGCTGAGATCACTCGTGAAGGTACGCTTTATCGCAACCACCAAGAGCAGATTGATGTCGTCAGCGATGAGAACGGTGAAATCACGTTCACTCCAGATGTAGCGGGTCGTTACGTAATGAAAGCGAACTACAAAGGTGAGTTGATTGACAACCCACTCGCAGACAAAGCAAGCGCGAACGTTCACCTAACGTTCGAAGCACTGCTTCAATAA
- a CDS encoding DUF2986 domain-containing protein encodes MNRKKKINQILKKKQKQANSKLHGSNKPRYISKADRAKMEAEEQEKAAQEQVEGAVEATVEAEEEKAVE; translated from the coding sequence ATGAACCGTAAGAAAAAAATTAATCAAATTCTAAAAAAGAAGCAGAAACAGGCGAATTCAAAACTGCATGGTAGCAACAAACCTCGCTACATTTCTAAAGCTGACCGCGCAAAAATGGAAGCGGAAGAACAAGAGAAAGCCGCTCAAGAACAAGTTGAGGGGGCAGTCGAAGCAACTGTTGAAGCTGAAGAGGAAAAAGCTGTAGAGTAA
- a CDS encoding metal ABC transporter ATP-binding protein — MLGPSISINQLGLQYDNNVILDDISLELKAGQCHVIMGPNGGGKTSLLRSVLGITPFSGQINIHWPEKPSIGYVPQKATFESSLPLTVMDFVLLNQTRIPLFWRRKSKQLDLALAQLDRVGMATRSDRRMGQLSGGEQQRVLFAQALLDNPSLLVLDEPTTGMDEQGVRYLESLIRECVDEGRTILAVHHDVTAVRRLEANVHVINRFLVDSGPHEQVLHQSKIESLFQHYSSGTAIVNSKEVA; from the coding sequence ATGCTGGGTCCATCGATTTCAATTAATCAACTCGGTCTACAATACGACAACAATGTGATTCTTGATGATATCTCGCTCGAACTTAAAGCGGGTCAGTGTCACGTGATCATGGGGCCAAACGGCGGTGGCAAAACCTCTTTGCTGCGTTCTGTTCTTGGTATTACGCCTTTCTCTGGACAAATCAATATTCATTGGCCAGAAAAGCCAAGTATTGGTTATGTTCCTCAAAAGGCGACCTTCGAATCGAGCTTACCTCTGACGGTCATGGATTTTGTGTTACTCAATCAAACTCGAATCCCACTGTTTTGGCGTCGAAAATCCAAGCAATTGGATCTTGCATTAGCGCAGCTAGACCGTGTTGGTATGGCGACTCGTAGTGACCGTCGTATGGGGCAGTTATCGGGCGGTGAACAACAACGTGTGTTGTTTGCACAAGCCTTATTGGATAACCCAAGCTTACTGGTGTTGGACGAACCGACTACTGGTATGGACGAGCAGGGCGTTCGTTATCTTGAATCTCTCATTCGTGAATGCGTTGATGAAGGCCGCACGATTCTTGCGGTTCACCACGATGTCACCGCAGTGCGTCGCCTTGAAGCGAACGTACATGTTATTAATCGATTCTTGGTTGATAGCGGTCCACACGAACAAGTATTGCATCAAAGCAAAATTGAAAGCTTATTCCAGCATTACAGCAGTGGTACAGCCATCGTTAACTCGAAGGAGGTGGCGTAA
- a CDS encoding DUF2271 domain-containing protein, with protein sequence MKKMNWSKILLVLSLLPSLGMAQTIPDTAKLDVNFELPKIDTSMYARPYVAIWVENSERKSVKTIELWVGKDEWLKDLRSWWRKVGRYDRELVDAVTSATRPAGNYRFVWDGKSDNGEILDQGEYTVHIEVVREHGGRNYLRQKVSLTDTNASYELKATEETGKITLNYIAK encoded by the coding sequence ATGAAAAAAATGAACTGGAGCAAGATACTTCTTGTTTTGTCTCTTTTGCCAAGCTTAGGTATGGCACAAACAATTCCTGACACGGCAAAACTGGATGTGAACTTCGAGCTACCGAAGATTGATACCTCAATGTACGCCCGTCCATACGTTGCGATCTGGGTTGAAAACAGTGAACGAAAGTCAGTGAAAACGATTGAACTTTGGGTCGGTAAAGACGAATGGCTTAAAGATTTGCGTAGCTGGTGGCGAAAGGTTGGACGTTACGATCGTGAATTGGTTGATGCTGTGACATCAGCTACGCGTCCTGCTGGGAACTATCGATTCGTTTGGGATGGTAAGAGCGACAACGGTGAAATCCTAGATCAAGGCGAGTACACGGTTCATATCGAAGTCGTTCGCGAACACGGTGGGCGTAACTATCTTCGTCAAAAAGTATCACTCACTGATACAAACGCGTCTTATGAATTAAAGGCAACGGAAGAGACGGGGAAAATCACTCTGAACTATATCGCTAAGTAA
- a CDS encoding PepSY-associated TM helix domain-containing protein, producing MSLKSREVQSWARRLHVYISMALLFIVLFFSVTGITLNRPELFELTHPNIQRSTLTLPTSLFTIQNGRLKADEPAFEMFLFEEANLSGVPSGLDIYAEIEDGELLIGEVSMDFKGPGYNASVFVDVTSEMVEVETTNYGVIALLNDLHKGRNSGEVWKWFIDITALLMIFFVLTGVCLLLPKKKTLNTSIKWTVFGSAISLVIYFVAVP from the coding sequence ATGTCGCTAAAAAGTAGGGAAGTTCAATCATGGGCTCGTCGACTTCATGTTTATATTTCAATGGCGCTTCTGTTCATTGTTCTTTTCTTCTCAGTAACAGGTATAACCCTCAATCGACCTGAGTTATTTGAATTAACTCATCCCAATATCCAGCGCTCTACGTTAACGCTTCCTACGAGTTTGTTCACCATCCAAAACGGTCGATTAAAAGCTGATGAGCCTGCTTTCGAGATGTTTCTGTTTGAAGAAGCCAATCTGTCTGGTGTTCCTTCCGGCTTAGACATCTACGCGGAGATTGAAGACGGTGAGTTGCTGATCGGGGAAGTATCCATGGACTTCAAAGGGCCAGGTTACAACGCTTCTGTATTTGTCGACGTGACGTCTGAAATGGTCGAAGTCGAAACCACCAATTACGGCGTTATCGCGCTTTTGAATGATCTACATAAAGGGCGTAATAGCGGTGAAGTTTGGAAATGGTTTATCGATATCACAGCACTACTGATGATCTTCTTTGTGCTTACTGGCGTGTGTTTACTGTTACCTAAGAAAAAAACACTGAATACCTCTATAAAATGGACAGTGTTTGGGTCTGCAATCTCACTTGTTATCTATTTTGTCGCCGTGCCTTAA